One segment of Schistocerca cancellata isolate TAMUIC-IGC-003103 chromosome 2, iqSchCanc2.1, whole genome shotgun sequence DNA contains the following:
- the LOC126162347 gene encoding 6-phosphofructo-2-kinase/fructose-2,6-bisphosphatase-like has protein sequence MAPTRMSPPQTMPSKDELAVLEASQKEANNGTRGTSTRSAKGLVVVMVGMPARSKSATAHKLDRYLRWTGEMSKVFTVSNYRRKLVERYDNHNLFRADNKEAMEIRAKSAQLAMDDATDWLKGGGNIVILDGTHIAHYQRQKVHDHFEKRMGYRCLFIECICDDNGILSRNVNETLQNSPDYKDMNSEKAMDDFNHKIQHYVEQYEPMSSKHEPQYRFIKYINDGESIATHKVTGHLEAKVLMFLSNFRPAPKTFYFSRHGESENNVLGRIGGDADLSPRGRIYAKSLAQHINALHIPNLRVWTSELKRTKQTVQGIGAPVEHFSELNELDAGVCEGLSYEEMQEKFPQEFAWRDQDKLRYRYPWGESYIDIMNRLETILLELEHSENILVVSHQAVLRCVLGYFLNKQPEDLPYINVPLHTVIKLTSDGYHYKMECTRLPVECVDTYRQQPKNCSPDRTTQDALITVPSHYDALDLWKLKQSLIEQH, from the exons GCACAAGCACACGTTCAGCAAAGGGATTGGTTGTTGTTATGGTTGGAATGCCAGCAAGGTCCAAGTCAGCTACAGCACATAAGCTAGATCGCTACCTGCGATGGACTGGTGAAATGTCAAAAG TTTTTACAGTTAGCAATTACCGACGTAAGCTGGTGGAGCGGTATGACAACCACAATCTGTTTCGAGCAGATAATAAAGAAGCAATGGAGATCCGGGCTAAGAGTGCCCAGCTTGCCATGGATGATGCCACCGACTGGCTGAAAGGTGGTGGCAACATCGTG ATCCTGGATGGGACACACATAGCTCATTATCAGCGGCAGAAAGTACATGACCATTTTGAGAAACGTATGGGCTATAGGTGCTTGTTTATTGAATGTATTTGTGATGACAATGGCATTCTTTCAAGGAATGTCAAT GAAACATTACAGAATAGCCCAGATTATAAAGATATGAATTCTGAAAAGGCTATGGATGATTTCAATCATAAAATACAGCATTATGTTGAACAGTATGAACCTATGAGCTCAAAACATGAGCCGCAATACCGCTTCATCAAGTACATCAATGATG GAGAGTCAATTGCTACCCACAAGGTCACAGGTCATCTTGAGGCTAAAGTTCTGATGTTTCTTTCAAATTTCAGGCCAGCtccaaaaacattttacttttcaAGG CATGGAGAGAGTGAGAATAATGTATTAGGTCGCATTGGCGGTGATGCAGATTTATCACCACGAGGTCGAATATATGCCAAATCTTTGGCACAACATATCAATGCTCTCCATATCCCAAACTTGAGGGTGTGGACCAGTGAACTGAAGCGCACAAAGCAAACAGTCCAGGGAATTGGAGCTCCTGTGGAACACTTTTCAGAGCTGAATGAATTGGATGCT GGTGTTTGTGAAGGTCTCAGTTATGAAGAGATGCAAGAGAAGTTCCCTCAGGAATTTGCATGGCGTGACCAAGATAAACTTAGGTACCGCTATCCCTGGGGTGAATCGTATATCGATATAATGAATCGTTTGGAGACAATCTTGCTAGAGCTGGAACACAGTGAGAACATATTAGTTGTCAGCCATCAAGCTGTACTACGATGTGTACTGGGATATTTTCTCAATAAGCAACcag AGGACCTTCCATACATAAATGTCCCACTGCACACTGTCATAAAGTTGACATCTGatggctaccattacaaaatggaaTGTACAAGGTTGCCTGTAGAATGTGTTGATACCTACAGACAGCAGCCAAAG AATTGCTCTCCAGATCGCACAACGCAAGATGCTCTCATTACTGTACCTTCCCATTATGATGCTCTTGACCTGTGGAAACTGAAACAATCACTTATTGAGCAGCATTGA